GTTACTTCGGTCGCTGCTTCCCAGCGCGGTTTCCCGGTTTCACGGGCAATGATTTCCGCCAGCGCGGCTTTATTGGCTTCCAGCAGGCTGGCAAATTTTTCCACCACCGCCTGGCGCACGGAGAAAGGTTCGCGCGCCCATGCCGGAAAAGCGTTACGCGCAGCCCGATACGCCTCTTCGACCTGTGCGGCGCTGGCATCAAAACCGTGCCACAGCGCTTCATGGCTTACCGGATTACTTTTCACCCGACGCTCACCTTCACCGGTTACCCAGTCGCCATTGATCCATAAACTCATTGTGATTTCTCCTCGGCACACAGGCGAACCAGCCGCACGGTATCGCCCGGCTGACATTTCAACGCATCCAGTTCTGCGGCGCTTAACAGCAGCCGCTCCGTGTTGGGATCCGCTTTGATAAGCATGGCTCTAAATTGCTCGTATTGCTCATTCGCCACCATGCAGGTTGGCCACTCTCCCGGCGCGCGCTGCCCTTGCGCCACGGTAACCAGCCGGCTTTTGCGGATCGCCCGCACCCGGTCAACATCGCATTCCAGCGTCGGCCCGCCATCAAAAATGTCGACATAATTGCGGTAGCGAAAGCCCTCTTTCTCCAGCACCGCGCGTGCTGGCGCGGTCTGCGGATGCACCTCGCCAATAACCGCCTGCGCCTCGTCGGAGAGGAAGTGGGTATAAATAGGATGTTTGGGCATCAATTCGGCGATAAACGCTTTCTGCCCGGTCCCGCACAGATAATCAGCACGGCTGAATTCCATTGAGAAGAAACGTTTTCCCAGGCTCTCCCAGAACGGCGAGTAACCATGCTCGTCGATGACGCCGCGCATCTCCGCCACCACTTTTTCGTTAAAGCGATCGCGAAAGGCCGCCATAAACAGAAAGCGCGACTTCGACAGCAGATAGCCGTTGCCCTCTTTGCGCCAGGCCGGATCGAGAAACAGCGTGCACAGCTCGCTGCTGCCGGTGTGATCGTTACTGAGAAATAACGTTGGCAGCGCATTGTAGACATTCAACTCTTTCGACGCATGAACCTGAGTCCCCACGAGGTAGTTATACCAGGGATCGTTAAGCCCCACCGCCACTTCGATGGCGCAGATCCCGGCCACTTCACCGCTTTGCGTCTCTTCCAGCACAAAAACATAGCCCTGCTCGCCCTTCGGCAACTCCCCTTGCCACGTGCGGCGGGCACGCTCAATACGCGCGGCCAGCGTCGCTTCATCGGCTGGTAACGATGTCAGTCCACCGCCGGTTTTCCCGGCCAGCTTCATCAGCGCCGGTAGATCGCTTGCCGCGACAGGACGGATCACCATCATGATACGTTCTCCGCAAGGAATTTTTCACAGGCGCGGGTAAAGCGCGCAAGCCCGGTGCGAACCTCTTCTTCACTGATATTCAGCGCCGGAGCAAAGCGCACCACGTTGCCACCGGCAATCAGCACCATCACCCCTTCCGTTGCCGCCAGTTGCGAAATCTGTTTCGCTTTTCCGGCATGTTCCGCCACCAGTTGGCAGCCAATCAGCAGCCCGAGGCCGCGAATGTCACTGAACAGAGGATGGCGATCGTTGAACGCCGTCAGCTGCTCAACAAACCACTGGTGGCGCTGTTTCACACCGGTCAGTGTTTCCGGCGTATTGACGATATCCAGCACCGCACCAGCAACTGCGCCCGCCAGCGGATTACCGCCGTAGGTCGTGCCATGTGTACCCACATTCATCACTTTGCCGAAGGTTTCAGTGGTGAGCATCGCGCCAATCGGGAAACCGCCGCCCAATGCTTTCGCGGTGGTCAGTACATCCGGTGTCACACCATAGTGCATATAGGCATACAGTTCGCCGGTGCGGCCGACGCCGGTCTGCACTTCATCAAAAATCAGCACCGCGTTGTGACGGGTACAGAGATCGCGCAAGCCCTGTAAAAAGGCCTGACTGGCCGGGAGCACACCACCTTCCCCCTGCATTGGTTCAACAATGACCGCGCAGGTGTCGTCATTGATCAGTGCGCTGGCGGAAGCCAGATCGTTGTAAACCGCATGCTGGATCTGCGGCGGCAACGGCGCAAAATCCTGTGAGTAGGCCGGTTGCCCGCCAGCGCTGACGGTAAACAGCGTGCGGCCATGGAAAGCATTTTTGAAAGCCACAATGCCGCTTTTCTGCGGGCCGAAAGTGTCGTGGGCATATTTACGTGCCAGTTTCAGCGCCGCTTCATTCGCCTCCGCGCCGGAGTTACAGAAGAAAACGCGATCGGCAAACGTGGCATCCAGCAACCGTTTTGCCAGCTTCAGTACCGGCTCATTGGTATAGCCATTGCCGGTATGCCAGAACTTCGCCGCTTGCTCGCTCAGAGCCTTGCACAATGCGGGATGGGCGTGGCCCAGCGCGTTTACCGCAATCCCCCCGGCAAAATCGATGTACTCGTTGCCCTGTTGATCCCATAAACGCGACCCTTCCCCGCGAACCGGAATAAAAGGCGCTGGCGCGTAGACAGGCAACATCCATTGATCAAAATTTTCACGCGTAATTGACGTAGACATAGCGACCTCATCCGGTAAATAAAAAGTTGAATAAATGTTAATGAATATGAACATTCTCGCTGTAAATGTAGATTGCACAGTTCGTGCCAGCCAGCGATAAAAATGCATAAACGTCCTGGAGCAACGAAATATCAGCAACTTACAGCCTGTCGCTATTCACATAAAATGCATAAAAAGTGAATAAATGTATATCCAGGCGAGGTGATGGGCGATCGGAGGCGCGGGTTTATGCAATAAGAATATTTAATTCTGGAACTGTGATCATCAGCGAAATTAATCTTCACGCACTGCCCCATTTCGGCGCAGCGCGCACCAAACCAGGGCAACCGACGCGTTTTTTGCTCATCAGTAACAGCAATATCAATAAGTGGCGGTGGTTAAATGTAAATTCTGCTAACATCTGTGCATCTTTTTACTGCTAAGTGGCGGCGACTATGAAATTTGTCTCTTTTAATATCAACGGCCTGCGTGCCCGGCCTCATCAACTGGAAGCGCTTGTCGAGCAGCATCAGCCGGACGTAATCGGTCTGCAGGAGACAAAAGTCCATGACGATATGTTTCCGCTCGAAGAGGTGGCGCGACTGGGTTACAACGTCTTTTATCACGGGCAAAAAGGTCACTACGGCGTTGCGCTGTTGACCAAAGATACGCCGGTTTCCGTACGTCGCGGCTTTCCCAACGACGGCGAAGAGGCGCAGCGTCGCATTATCATGGCGGAAATCCCGTCGCCTCTCGGCAATATCACCGTGATTAATGGCTACTTTCCGCAGGGCGAAAGCCGCGACCATCCGCTGAAATTCCCGGCGAAAGAGAAGTTCTACCAGGATCTGCAAACCTTCCTCGAAACCGAGCTGAAAAAAGAGAACCCGGTACTGATCATGGGCGATATGAATATCAGCCCGACGGATCTGGACATCGGCATCGGCGAAGAGAACCGCAAGCGTTGGCTGCGCACCGGGAAATGCTCGTTCCTGCCGGAAGAGCGTGAATGGATGGAGCGCCTGAAGGGCTGGGGTCTGGTGGACACTTACCGCGAAGCAAACCCGGAAACCAACGATCGCTTCTCGTGGTTTGATTACCGCTCCAAAGGCTTTGATGACAACCGTGGCCTGCGCATCGATCTGTTGCTGGCGAGCCAGCCGCTGGCCGAGCGCTGCATCGAAACCGGGATTGATTACGACATTCGCAGCATGGAAAAACCGTCCGATCACGCGCCGGTATGGGCCAAATTTAAGGTCTGATGCCATGACGTCCGGCAATCCGTGGGTTACCGCGCAGTGGCTGGACGATTTACTGCAACACAATCCGCCAGCCGAAACATGGCGGCTGCTGGAAGTCGGCTATAACGCCGAGCCAACCTATCGCGCCGGGCACATTCCCGGCGCGCATTACATTGACACCCAACTTGTCGAAAGCCTGCCGCTGTGGAATGTGGTACCGCCCGAAATACTGCGCGCGGTGCTGTCCCGCTACGGTCTACGCAGCGATATGACTGTCATTCTCTACGGTCGCGGTAACTATGCGGCCGAGCGGCTGGCGCATATTCTGCTGTACGCGGGCGTTAACGATGTCCGTCTGCTGAATGGCGGCTGGCAGAGCTGGCAACGCGCAGGGCTGCGGCAAACGAGCGACCTGCCGCCCGCCATCACCGCGCAGGATTTCGGCGCGCCGTTCCCTGCACGGCCACACTTTTTACTTAACCTGGCGCAAACCCGGCAACGAATGGCGCAGCCAGAAACCGTGCTGGTCAGCGTACGCAGTTGGGATGAATTCAGCGGCGGCAGCAGCGGATATCACTATATTTCCACCGCTGGTGATATTCCCGGCGCGCGCTGGGGACACGCTGGCGGCAACAGCCAGTTTATTGCGGATTACCATCATCCGGATGGCACTGTACGCTCCCCGCAAGAGATTGCCGCATTGTGGCAGCAGCAAGGCATCACCGCCGATCAACAGGTGATTTTTTACTGCGGTACTGGCTGGCGTGCATCGCTGGCATTTTTGCTTGCCCGCGCGCTCGGCTGGCAGAGGATCGCCGTGTATGATGGCGGCTGGTTCGAGTGGAGCCAGCAGCAGAAAATGGAACAGACGGATGACAACCCTGAAAACAGTTGAGGTGGTCGCGGCGATCATCGAGCGCGATGGCAAAATTTTGCTGGCGCAGCGCCCGCCGCACGCAGATCAAGCCGGGCTATGGGAGTTTGCTGGCGGCAAGGTGGAAACCGGGGAAACGCAGCCGCAGGCGCTAACGCGTGAGCTGCGTGAGGAACTGGGCATTGATGCCCAGCCTGCTTGTTATGTCGCCAGCCACCAGCGGGAAGTGTCCGGGCGGATGATCCATCTGCATGCGTGGCATGTTGTTGCCTTTCATGGCGAGCCAACCCGCCACTATCACAGCGCCTTGCTGTGGTGCGAACCCGCTGACGCCCTGAAACAGGCATTGGCGCCAGCGGATATCCCGCTACTGGAAGCGTTTATGGCTTCACGCGACGCCAGACCAGCGGATTAGTGGAAATGGCGCGTTCATCGCGCTGGCACTGTAACAGCACGCCTTCGGCTTTCACCACCGCGCCTTCACTGTAATTTTGATTGCCATACACGCAGCACTGGATGCACGGCTGCGTGGTTTGCGTCTGCCCGCCGGAGCTAAAGACTTCCGGGGGGACATTCACTTCAATTCCCGGCGAGGGTAAACGTTCGGCCAGCGCGTTGCCCGCTGCTACCACCAGTAATGCTGCTATCCACGATAAACGGGCCATAACTCTTCCTTTCTGATTGACGCCACGTATTACTATAACGGATCTATTTCCCACAGCTTTAGTTTCCTCAATCATCGTTTTTCGTTATGACGCTGCGCAGATTATTAATTTGCCTGGTATGGGGCATTTTCCTTTGCGGCATGCACCATTACGGATGTTATAGTCCGAAAGTGCCCGTTTTTTGCGCACCACAATCACAACAACTTCACCTAAAAATAAGAGAAGCTTATATCTATGGATCAGACCCACTCTCTTGAATCCTTTCTCGGTTATGTTCAGCAGCGCGATCCGCACCAGCCGGAGTTCGCCCAGGCCGTGCGCGAAGTGATGACCACCCTCTGGCCGTTTCTTGAAGCTAACCCGCGCTATCGCCAGCTGTCGCTGCTGGAGCGGCTGGTTGAACCGGAACGCGTGATCCAGTTTCGCGTGGCCTGGGTTGATGACCGCAACCAGGTGCAGGTCAACCGCGCATGGCGCGTACAGTTCAGCTCCGCCATTGGTCCCTACAAAGGCGGGATGCGTTTTCACCCGTCAGTGAATTTGTCGATTTTGAAATTCCTCGGTTTCGAGCAGACCTTTAAAAATGCGCTGACTACCCTGCCAATGGGCGGCGGCAAAGGTGGCAGCGACTTCGATCCGAAAGGCAAAAGCGACGGCGAAGTGATGCGTTTTTGCCAGGCGTTGATCAGCGAACTGTACCGCCATCTCGGCGCGGATACCGACGTTCCGGCGGGCGATATCGGCGTCGGTGCGCGTGAAGTCGGCTTTATGGCCGGGATGATGAAAAAACTCTCCAACAACACCGCCTGCGTCTTCACCGGCAAAGGGTTGACGTTCGGCGGCAGTTTGATCCGCCCGGAAGCCACCGGCTACGGCCTGGTTTACTTCACCGAAGCGATGCTGAAACGCCACGGTCTCGGTTTTGAAGGGATGCGCGTGGCGGTTTCCGGTTCCGGCAATGTGGCGCAGTACGCCATCGAAAAAGCGATGTCCCTTGGCGCGCGCGTGATCACGGCTTCTGATTCCAGCGGCACTGTCGTTGATGAAGCCGGTTTTACGGCGGAAAAACTGGCCCGTCTGTGTGAAATCAAAGCCAGTCGCGATGGCCGGATCGCCGACTATGCGCGGGAGTTTGGCCTGAACTATCTGCAGGGCCAGCAGCCATGGTCCGTGCCCGTGGATATTGCGCTGCCGTGCGCCACGCAGAATGAACTGGCTGTGGATGCAGCACGCGTGCTGATCGCCAACGGCGTGAAAGCGGTGGCCGAAGGGGCGAATATGCCCACCACTATCGCGGCGACCGAACTGTTCCTTGAAGCAAACGTGCTGTTCGCGCCGGGTAAAGCCGCCAATGCGGGCGGCGTAGCCACTTCCGGGCTGGAGATGGCACAGAATGCCGCGCGTTTAAGCTGGAAAGCAGAGAAAGTGGACGCCCGTCTGCACCACATCATGCTTGATATTCATCAGGCCTGCGTCGAATACGGCGGTGAAGGTAAACAGACGCACTATGTGCGCGGCGCCAACATCGCCGGTTTTGTGAAAGTCGCCGACGCGATGCTGGCGCAGGGTGTGATTTAACCCCAGGCCTGATAAGCGAAGCGCCATCAGGCATTCATTGCCGGATGGCGGCATACAGGCTTTATCCGGCCTACGACACAACAGCGTCGCCGCCCGCCTCAGTTGATGGCGGGCGTTTTTTACTCCGTCCTTTGGCAAACGTTTTTTTCTTCTCGCCGCCCGGCGCAACCAGGCCACGGAACTGACGCACCGGCGTATTACGCGCCTGGTGGATCAACTCATGCAGCGTGCTGACCAGCGGCTGCATGAAGTCCTGATAGCGGCACTCTTTTTCGCTGATTTGCGTCAGCACCGACTCCCAGTGCGCCGTCATATCCGGTCTGGCCGCCATTTCCGGCAATGAATGGATCAGCGCCCGTCCCGGCTCGGTGGAGTGGATGTAGCGCCCTTTTTTAACCAGAAAACTGCGTTTAAACAGCAGTTCGATAATCCCGGCGCGCGTTGCTTCCGTCCCCAGCCCGTCGGTGGCGCGCAGGATCTTTTTCAGCTCTTTATCCTGCACAAAGCGGGCGATACCGGTCATCGCCGACAATAATGTGGCGTCGGTAAAGTGGCGCGGCGGCTGCGTCTGACGGGCCACCACTTCGCCCTTCTCGCACAGCAGCTCGTCGCCTTTCGCCACCACCGGCAGCGGCGTGCCATCGTTCTCCTCATCGCGCTCTTTCGAACCCAACAGCGTTCGCCAGCCGGCTTCCGCCAGGAAACGCGCTTTGGCGATAAACTTGCCGTTGGCGATATCCAGATCGATCTGGCATTTGCGGAACACCGCATCCGGGCAGAACTGCATCAGATACTGGCGGGCAATCAGGTTATAAACGTTGGCTTCGTTATCGCTGAGATTCACTTTCGATGCCCGCGCGGTCGGAATAATGGCGTGGTGCGCATCGACCTTTTTGTCATCCCAGCAGCGGTTGCGCGTATCCGGGTTGACCACCGGCTGCGGCAGCAGATCCGGCGCATGCGCGCCAATTGCATTCATCACCGCATGGCGCCCGGCAAAGTGCTCTTCCGGCAAATAACGGCAATCCGAACGCGGATAGGTAATCAGCTTGTGGGTTTCGTACAGCTTCTGGCAGATATCCAGCACATTTTGCGCGCTGAGACCGTAGCGTTTCGCCGCTTCAATCTGCAACGCCGAAAGGGAAAACGGCAGCGGCGCCAGTTCCGATTCGCGCTTATCGTTATACGCCGTAACCAGCGCTGGCTGGCCGGTAATGCGGCTGACCACATGT
Above is a genomic segment from Kosakonia radicincitans DSM 16656 containing:
- the astA gene encoding arginine N-succinyltransferase; amino-acid sequence: MMVIRPVAASDLPALMKLAGKTGGGLTSLPADEATLAARIERARRTWQGELPKGEQGYVFVLEETQSGEVAGICAIEVAVGLNDPWYNYLVGTQVHASKELNVYNALPTLFLSNDHTGSSELCTLFLDPAWRKEGNGYLLSKSRFLFMAAFRDRFNEKVVAEMRGVIDEHGYSPFWESLGKRFFSMEFSRADYLCGTGQKAFIAELMPKHPIYTHFLSDEAQAVIGEVHPQTAPARAVLEKEGFRYRNYVDIFDGGPTLECDVDRVRAIRKSRLVTVAQGQRAPGEWPTCMVANEQYEQFRAMLIKADPNTERLLLSAAELDALKCQPGDTVRLVRLCAEEKSQ
- the astC gene encoding succinylornithine/acetylornithine transaminase, translated to MSTSITRENFDQWMLPVYAPAPFIPVRGEGSRLWDQQGNEYIDFAGGIAVNALGHAHPALCKALSEQAAKFWHTGNGYTNEPVLKLAKRLLDATFADRVFFCNSGAEANEAALKLARKYAHDTFGPQKSGIVAFKNAFHGRTLFTVSAGGQPAYSQDFAPLPPQIQHAVYNDLASASALINDDTCAVIVEPMQGEGGVLPASQAFLQGLRDLCTRHNAVLIFDEVQTGVGRTGELYAYMHYGVTPDVLTTAKALGGGFPIGAMLTTETFGKVMNVGTHGTTYGGNPLAGAVAGAVLDIVNTPETLTGVKQRHQWFVEQLTAFNDRHPLFSDIRGLGLLIGCQLVAEHAGKAKQISQLAATEGVMVLIAGGNVVRFAPALNISEEEVRTGLARFTRACEKFLAENVS
- the xthA gene encoding exodeoxyribonuclease III, giving the protein MKFVSFNINGLRARPHQLEALVEQHQPDVIGLQETKVHDDMFPLEEVARLGYNVFYHGQKGHYGVALLTKDTPVSVRRGFPNDGEEAQRRIIMAEIPSPLGNITVINGYFPQGESRDHPLKFPAKEKFYQDLQTFLETELKKENPVLIMGDMNISPTDLDIGIGEENRKRWLRTGKCSFLPEEREWMERLKGWGLVDTYREANPETNDRFSWFDYRSKGFDDNRGLRIDLLLASQPLAERCIETGIDYDIRSMEKPSDHAPVWAKFKV
- a CDS encoding sulfurtransferase; the encoded protein is MTSGNPWVTAQWLDDLLQHNPPAETWRLLEVGYNAEPTYRAGHIPGAHYIDTQLVESLPLWNVVPPEILRAVLSRYGLRSDMTVILYGRGNYAAERLAHILLYAGVNDVRLLNGGWQSWQRAGLRQTSDLPPAITAQDFGAPFPARPHFLLNLAQTRQRMAQPETVLVSVRSWDEFSGGSSGYHYISTAGDIPGARWGHAGGNSQFIADYHHPDGTVRSPQEIAALWQQQGITADQQVIFYCGTGWRASLAFLLARALGWQRIAVYDGGWFEWSQQQKMEQTDDNPENS
- a CDS encoding pyrimidine (deoxy)nucleoside triphosphate diphosphatase, with protein sequence MTTLKTVEVVAAIIERDGKILLAQRPPHADQAGLWEFAGGKVETGETQPQALTRELREELGIDAQPACYVASHQREVSGRMIHLHAWHVVAFHGEPTRHYHSALLWCEPADALKQALAPADIPLLEAFMASRDARPAD
- a CDS encoding DUF1496 domain-containing protein, translating into MARLSWIAALLVVAAGNALAERLPSPGIEVNVPPEVFSSGGQTQTTQPCIQCCVYGNQNYSEGAVVKAEGVLLQCQRDERAISTNPLVWRRVKP
- the gdhA gene encoding NADP-specific glutamate dehydrogenase, with the protein product MDQTHSLESFLGYVQQRDPHQPEFAQAVREVMTTLWPFLEANPRYRQLSLLERLVEPERVIQFRVAWVDDRNQVQVNRAWRVQFSSAIGPYKGGMRFHPSVNLSILKFLGFEQTFKNALTTLPMGGGKGGSDFDPKGKSDGEVMRFCQALISELYRHLGADTDVPAGDIGVGAREVGFMAGMMKKLSNNTACVFTGKGLTFGGSLIRPEATGYGLVYFTEAMLKRHGLGFEGMRVAVSGSGNVAQYAIEKAMSLGARVITASDSSGTVVDEAGFTAEKLARLCEIKASRDGRIADYAREFGLNYLQGQQPWSVPVDIALPCATQNELAVDAARVLIANGVKAVAEGANMPTTIAATELFLEANVLFAPGKAANAGGVATSGLEMAQNAARLSWKAEKVDARLHHIMLDIHQACVEYGGEGKQTHYVRGANIAGFVKVADAMLAQGVI
- a CDS encoding DNA topoisomerase III, which produces MRLFIAEKPSLARAIADVLPKPHRKGDGYIECGNGQVVTWCIGHLLEQAQPDAYDSRYARWNLADLPIVPEKWQLQPRPSVLKQINVIKRLLADAEQVVHAGDPDREGQLLVDEVIDYLQLAPEKRQQVQRCLINDLNPQAVERAIERLRANSEFIPLCVSALARARADWLYGINMTRAYTLLGRNAGYQGVLSVGRVQTPVLGLVVRRDEEIENFVAKDFFEVKAHIVTPAGERFTALWQPSDACEPYQDEEGRLLHRPLAEHVVSRITGQPALVTAYNDKRESELAPLPFSLSALQIEAAKRYGLSAQNVLDICQKLYETHKLITYPRSDCRYLPEEHFAGRHAVMNAIGAHAPDLLPQPVVNPDTRNRCWDDKKVDAHHAIIPTARASKVNLSDNEANVYNLIARQYLMQFCPDAVFRKCQIDLDIANGKFIAKARFLAEAGWRTLLGSKERDEENDGTPLPVVAKGDELLCEKGEVVARQTQPPRHFTDATLLSAMTGIARFVQDKELKKILRATDGLGTEATRAGIIELLFKRSFLVKKGRYIHSTEPGRALIHSLPEMAARPDMTAHWESVLTQISEKECRYQDFMQPLVSTLHELIHQARNTPVRQFRGLVAPGGEKKKTFAKGRSKKRPPSTEAGGDAVVS